The Astyanax mexicanus isolate ESR-SI-001 chromosome 14, AstMex3_surface, whole genome shotgun sequence genome window below encodes:
- the smyd2a gene encoding N-lysine methyltransferase SMYD2-A yields MKAEGIEGCERFLSPGKGRGVRATKHFRVGDLIFACPAYCCVLSTSERGNHCDFCFTRREALSKCGKCKQAYYCNVECQKGDWPMHKLECSSMCSYGENWCPSETVRLVARIILKQKFQSEGTQSERLLLLKEFEAHLDKVDNEKNEMNQTDIAALHHFYSRTLDFPDNATLTELFAQVNCNGFTIEDEELSHLGSAVFPDVALMNHSCSPNVIVTYKGTVAEVRAVQEINPGEEIFNSYIDLLYPTEDRMERLESSYFFTCDCKECTTESKDKAKMEIRRKLSTPPEPEEIRKMVLYAKNVIEEFRKAKHYKTPSELLEICELSMEKMGSIFEDTNVYMLHMMYQAMGVCLYMQDWDGAMKYGEKIVEPYSVHYPPYSLNVASMYLKLGRLYLGLEKKTDGVKALKKALSIMNVVFGKDHHYIAEIKKEMDE; encoded by the exons ATGAAGGCTGAGGGGATTGAAGGCTGTGAGCGGTTCCTCAGCCCCGGGAAAGGCCGCGGGGTCAGAGCCACGAAGCACTTCAGAGTAGGGGATCTGATATTCGCCTGTCCGGCTTACTGCTGCGTGCTGTCCACCAGCGAGCGGGGCAACCACTGCGACTTCTGCTTCACCAG AAGAGAAGCTCTGTCCAAGTGTGGAAAATGTAAACAAGCCTATTACTGCAACGTGGAGTGCCAG AAAGGAGATTGGCCCATGCACAAGCTGGAATGCTCTTCAATGTGTTCATATGGTGAGAACTGGTGTCCTTCAGAAACTGTACGTCTGGTTGCAAGAATCATTTTAAAACAG AAGTTCCAGTCGGAGGGGACGCAGTCAGAAAGGTTGTTGCTACTGAAAGAGTTTGAAGCAC ATCTGGACAAGGTAGACAATGAGAAGAATGAGATGAACCAAACCGATATTGCTGCACTTCATCATTTTTACTCTCGGACTCTGGATTTCCCTGATAACGCCACTCTAACAGAACTCTTTGCACAG GTGAACTGCAACGGTTTTACTATTGAAGATGAAGAGCTGTCTCATTTGGGTTCTGCAGTTTTTCCTGA TGTTGCTTTAATGAATCACAGCTGTAGCCCGAATGTGATTGTGACCTATAAGGGCACAGTAGCTGAGGTTCGAGCTGTTCAAGAAATTAACCCTGGAGAGGAG ATTTTCAACAGTTACATCGACCTCCTATATCCGACAGAGGACAGGATGGAGAGACTGGAGAGTTCCTACTTTTTTACTTGTGATTGCAAAGAATGCACCACTGAATCAAAG GATAAAGCCAAAATGGAGATTCGCCGGAAGCTAAGTACTCCCCCAGAGCCCGAGGAAATTCGAAAAATGGTGCTGTATGCCAAGAATGTCATTGAGGAGTTCAGGAAAGCTAAACATTATAAGA CTCCCAGTGAACTGCTGGAGATATGCGAGTTGAGTATGGAGAAGATGGGTTCCATCTTTGAGGACACCAATGTGTACATGCTGCACATGATGTACCAGGCTATGGGTGTTTGTCTCTATATGCAGGACTGGGATGGAGCTATGAAGTATGGCGAGAAAATAGTGGAACCCTATAG tgtACATTACCCTCCCTATTCTCTCAACGTGGCTTCTATGTACCTAAAACTTGGAAGACTTTACTTAGGACTTGAGAAGAAAACTGACGGAGTAAAAGCTTTGAAGAAG GCTC